The sequence ataaaagaaggaagtGTTGATATGCAAAAGATTCACACTAAAAATAACCTAGCAGATGCCATGACAAAACCAATCAACACAGAAAAGTTTGAATAGTGTAGATCCTCATACGGCCTATGGAATACATGAGcaacataaattttaaaaatttatcaaaattaactTTAAGTAGGAGATTGtgaaaattagtaaagctaattttagaaaataaataaataaataataactaaataaaatgaaaggtaataaataatcttagtttataaccttagaattttaatggttgaaaaagagaagaattatatacctctaattgacgGATGGTTCATATTAAAGAaactcacctataaattgagtttttctttaattcatttcagtcaagtcatccagatagaataacataatatttttttgagTAGTTTTTTCCTATATATGATAGAGAGAATtgtgttctccttttgtcaagagagagtgttattgtagtCTCCTTATAATAGAGAGAAGTtataattctcaaagaaagttattcaattgtttcatattttatacaaatttctaacTTTTCATCTTTATATTTTGTTGTGTTTATATTTTGttgtgtcatttgtctggtacctaacaaATACTTTTAACATATGGTAGCATCAGAATACCAACATCTAAATTAGAAAAAAACTACCTCAATTTTTTTGGCTGCAATTTCTACCATACAAATATGAATTCATGTTTGCACAACCGGTCGAATAGCGTGCCTTCTGCGCCGCATCCTTTGATATCGCAATATGCAAAGCATTTCCAGAGGTTGAAGGCTTCTGAAGCTGCCTCCACCTCATCAATAAGCTCTAAATTCAACGGTTTGCAGGCTTTGTATGAAAGTAGAGATAAGGTACTTCTATTGCAAACTATGCAACAAGAACTCAGAAGCGAATCTTGCAAGAAATCGGTCGATGAATTGCTAGAAGGGTGTCTGATGCTCTTGGATAATTGTGCTACTGTCAAAGATGTCCTGCTACAATCAACAGAGATCATATATAAGGACTTCAATGGGCCGTTTGCAAAAAGAGATGGGGCGAATCAGCATTACAATCTGAGGGTAATAAATACTTGTCCTTAAGGAAGAAGGCGAAAAGGACAATTCAAAATGCCTTAGAGATTTTCAAGGGATTCAAGAAAGGCTTCACTATTCCAACAACCTTAAACACTGAAGATGAATTTATGTCCATGATCAGAAGCTTAAAAGAAGTAGAACTCTTCACACTGATCCAATTAGAGTCTTTGTTATCTTTCGTCTATGGCTCCAAGGCGAAACCAAAGATGAGCAGTTGAACAGTAGTCTCCAAGTTCATGCAGCCTAAGAGAGTATGTTGTGATTCAAACCAATCAAACGCCAACGAATTCGAGAAGGTTGACGGAGAATTGTAGTCTCTCTTTCAAAAGCATAGCAGTGTTGGGTATGTTCAGAGTTTCTAAAATTCTATGAAAAATTTGGAGTTATGCATTAAGAGTTTGGACTTAGGAATTGAGCAATTTGAAAGACAACTTATTAGAACGAGAGTTTCACTTCTCAACATATATAATTATTAAGAAATTATGTAGATAATAATATCATATTCATACACTTGTACATGAAAATTTGCTAATCAGAATACATTATTTGATTTGAGACTTCAATTATAGCTGCTTTGTTTCAAACGAATCTATATATATGGACATAGTTAAAGTGTTCAGaataattttacttaatttacaACTTGATTAGTGTTAGTACATGTATTAAATACACATGGTGTTTTGAATGAATATTGAAGCTGATCAAAGTTGGTGGTTGAACAATGATGAAAATTCTATTATTGCTATCAATTATAAGTAATGGGCTTAAATTCCACATGTTGAatctaggggtgtgcatggcccggcccggcccgaagaccCGGTCCGGTCCCGAAcattttaggggctaatttggtgtgatttcatcgggtctagggtcgggtatgggtctcaaaaatagacccggtcattatttcgggtcgggtccgggccatagctcgggtcacccgaaatcgacccggtggcccggtcatcatacataattaatattttgtgttattagtgatggatgatggctattattatgtgaaatttaagtgttgtaaaccttaatattttgtgttattagtcattatatataagactataagttaatattttatgtttaaaatgcataagacttttgactaatgcataatcttgtattatttgtattgatttaaatatttgatgttattaggcaatattagtattgattatggttatactttaattttaaagaagagttggttcttattatatttttctaagtgaattttaccatgtcaaataatgattggagtcttagaaatttggatatttttacatgctaacttacaagaaggtatcaaggtaatataatgttaacggcccggttttcacccggtttttacccggtataatcgtggcccgaaagtgtataggtttcatcgggtctagggtcgggttcgggtctaagaaataggcccggtatatatttcgggtcgggtctgggtcacattaaacccggtttcacccggtccatgcacacccctagttgAATCTAATGAATGATTTTATTATTGTCGACTTGTTATTATAATGATGaataaacaaattaaatcaaTATGCATTCTCCTTAAGTTATAGATATATATTTCTACATCATTTGAAAGATAGCACGGCATAATCTATAATGCATCACCACTGTCACAACTCAAAATTTTGGCAAAAGAAACACATATTTATATTTGGCAATAATGTTTCAGCACCTTATAATTTCACTAAATCAAGAGGGAAAACAAAACTCCATCACTTTCATTGTAGAAAAAGagggagaaaaaaaatatattattttgacTTTCTAATAGAGTCACCACCGGGGAGATTTTGGAGAGAAATGAGAGAACATAAAATGAACTGACACTACattcaactcaaaaccttaaaatACTAAGTTAAtgagtctctcatcttataaactatTCACTCTCCTTACTTTCTTTGATGTAGGACTAACTTCATACACTCCTCACACTTACAACATTAACAaatagagtaattacccaaatcagtccccaaagattttagaatcggacattttagtcctcaagaaaaattaatacacagatcaatctcCAAGGTTTTACTCTGGCAGACAAATCAGTTCCCAATTCATTTTCTGGCAGAGTAATTATCCAGATCAgtcccaaaaattttaaaaacggacattttaaTCCCTAAgaaaaactaatgtacaaatcaatccccaacgtttctctctgttagacataatagtcctccatccaaaaataaaataaaataaaataattattattattaattgcacaataatattgtactatattttttgtattttttggacaaaaataataataataattattttattttattttatttttggatggAGGACTATTTTGTCTAACAGAGAGGAacgttggggattgatttgtacactagtttttcttggggactaaaatgtacgtttttaaaatatttggggactgatctgggtaattactcTGCCGAAAAATGAACTGGGaactaggggtgagcacgggtcggtttgattcgggtttatggtaaaattagaaccgaaccgataaaaatgtaattggttcggtttggttcgaatttgtatttttttgtacatgtacccaaaccaaaccaaaccgattaagaatgTATTGGTTCAGTTCGGGTAATCGGGTACCCGataactttgaaattcataaaaaaaaaaacaaatttttatcttaaaaattcaacaagtacaataaacatgtaacatcaattgAAATAATCTAAattgttaaacaccaaatacattaaaaactaaactcattaaaatccaaacatattaataatgaataatcattgtctaatgaaaaagtcatatatatttttttatttaattaatatatgatcgggtttgCGGGTTGGTTTGGGTTCTGCACCTCCAAAatcgatacccgaaccaatcactaacaaaagtcctcggtttggttcgggttagACCCAATTACCCGTtggtttcagaaccaatttaattagttTGGTTCGGTTCGGACAGATAATCGGATACCCGCTACCCGTGCTTACCCCTACTGGGGACTCATTTGTCTGCCGGAATAAAACCTTGGGGAttaatctgtgtattaatttttcttggggactaaaatgtccaatTCTAAAATCCTCGaagactgatttgggtaattactgtAACAAATAAATACAACCCTTCTATGATCAACAAAGAATATCAAACAGTTAACTTGTTGAAAGAAATTTAGGTTACTAGTTTTGCCATATTTGAGTCCCTTTTAAACTTTATTTCTGGATCTACACATCGAAATGTGGCGGTTGGTTTCAAAACTCATGAACAACAAAAGGATGTTATCCAACACAGAGGACAATAATGAATTTGTAAAAGTGGATGATGCATTGCAGTTCTTTGCATTCAACATGGGAAACATCGATGACTTGCAGAACAATTTACTAAGATTGGGGTCATGCATTTAAGATCTTGAAGAAGGAATTGAGTCATTGTTTAAGTGCTTAATCAAAATCAGAGTTGCCCTTCTCAACATTCTTAATCATTAGTTGTTGATCCAACTTAACGGCTTCTGAATTTTGTAATATATTAAGGCCAATTCTATGGTGTCTATGAGTTGGTGCTTAAATTTTGCCTAACTTATCTTTTTGtagtaaattttgattttttaaaaattatttattattatattttttaaattaaatattattttttaatctcTTTTAGTAAATAGGACCACTTTTTAGACACCATAGCATTTACCATATATTAATTAGCACCTTGTATACTTTTCTAGTTTTCTTTTATCTATATATATGCCATGTGATATTTTCATTTGAGGTTCCACCCTCTGGACTAAGACCTATACAATACGTGAAAAATTAACATTATAATTGTATGATATTTTTTagacaaataaataataatagaagagtttttggttttataattaattttaaaacaataTATAGTAATAGAATACTATAATTGAGAAGTCATTCTTTAGATGTAGAAAAATTATGAGTATATAATAGATTTTTATTTCCATCCATCAAAATAAAAGATCATTGTAACAATAAatgaataaatttaaaaaaaaaacattaaattaACAAAAAACCCTCAAAATTTTGTTTGACAATGACAATTTCATGATTTATCTTTTATCAAACTTTATAAATGGTGAGATAAAACagtcttttaaaatttgaaaatgataaatttatttgtgatttttttattaaataagttTGTCTATTcagcattaaaaaaatattattcttaTTTAAAGTCCTgagataaaattttttagataatttgatatatttaactaaattattatcttaAAAAATAGGTATTGTCTTCTATTATTagaaaagaatttaaaataaagaggGATAAATTTATTCCTTTTCTTTGCATGAATTGcatttaaaatcaaattcaattgTATGTTTACTCAattccatttatttatttatttattttggctGAGAACATTTAACTATATATAATTTGTAATTTTATCCTTATTAGTTAAACAATTTCATCATTATCATAAAAATAAGTTTTGTATTATCTGCAATTACAAAAAATCGAGACAGCCAACTACATCACAAGTCAACTCAAGCCAAATACATTGAAAACTGAAAAGATGACAAATTTGAACAATGGGCCGGAGCTAGAAAGCCCAAACAGAACTATACGAGATGGGCctaaagaacaaaaagaaagacCTCTAGGGTCCAATCTTTTCAGAAGAGAAGTGCAACGACGTCGTTTAGATATTTAGGTTAACCCGCGATAGAAAACCCTAGGGTTTCACATTCACTTTCTTGCCACTTAACTTGAACAGACCTGAACTTCCGCCTCCGCACTGAAACTCCCTTCTCCTTCCACCTTCCTCTCTCGCAACCCATTACATGGTGCGAATTTCCTCTTCGTGCATCTCCTAAATTGAATTTCTTTTTCGATTCACTCTACATCACTCTAAATGGTTCATTGTGTTGTTGATTGCAGGCTCCAAAGAAGGATAAGGCTCCTCCACCATCTTCCAAGCCCGCCAAATCTGGTGGTggcaagcaaaagaagaaggtccccttttatttttttgaatgttTAAAAtaattgtttcttttcttttcggcccTGAATGAATTATTAGTTGTGCTATTAGGTAATTTTGGGGATTGATGCTGTTAATGTATGCTTGATTTTaaagtttagatttttttttttgttattgtgaaTGTGAATAACAGAAGTGGAGCAAGGGAAAGCAAAAGGAAAAGGTGAACAACCAGGTGCTGTTTGATCAGGGTACTTATGACAAGCTCCTCTCTGAAGCTCCCAAATTCAAGCTCATCACTCCTTCCATTCTCTCTGATCGTTTGAGGGTACTCTTCTTTCTCTTACTCTACAAGCAttactgttttctcttgatctgtGTTATAGTAGGATCTGAGATTTAGGCTGTGATTAGGATTGGAGTCACTGCTTTTTGAAGTGTCtttgaatttgttttttattCTATTGACATTCTAAGTTTGTAAGCTTAGGACAAATTCAAACTCTTTATCTTGTTTGCCTATATGTTCCTGCAGTCCTGCTCTGTTGCTGCATTATTTGAGGCTAATTCTAAAAGGATTTGCATGCACTATTTTGTGTTTGTAGTTTCGTGCACATAGTTTTTCTGTTATATTGTTTTTGTGGCTTGTGTTACTTGTTATGATCTTGCTtgcaatttatatattatatccATTATCTACACTGTTGATTTTGTCATCTATTTGTGGTTGTCAATACTCCACTGTGTCTCCAACATCAGCCTTCATTTGTGGATTTTACAACTATTTCTTCTCTGTTGATTGTTAATAAGGTTATCCCAATGTAGATATGATTTGCCGAACCACTAGTTTGTAAAGGCCTCAGCActtatttgttttagaaaaaCCATATTGGTTGCTGGTTACATATCCCTCACCTCTAAGCTTTAAGTTCGCAATTATGTGTACAATTGAAGGCCCTTCGTTCTTGATGATCTCGTTCTGACAGTTACAATCATGACTTCATTATCCTTTTCTATCCGATGCATTCCAAGTGTAGCTTTCGCAGCACACTTCCTGCTTGCACTTAGCACAATAGGATACATGATTCTCAATTCATGAAGCACTCTATGACTATGAGTAATGTTTTATCCTTCCCAAAAGAGTCATTATTTTCCTTTCGTTGTTACAGATTAATGGATCGCTTGCAAGGAGGGCTATAAGAGAGTTGATGGCTAGAGGTTCGATTAGACTGGTCTCCGCCCACGCAAGTCAGCAGATTTACACAAGAGCAACAAACACCTAGATATAGTTTTTGCAAGATTAATGAAATGTTCTTTTCCCCAGTTTTTGTTGTACTTCTGGCTAGATTGCTTCAGTACTAGACTATTGCTGAATCCATGTGCTGAGAATATTGTGTGTACTTTATAATGTATTTGGCTTCTATGTTTCATCATTTTTGGTATTTTGACGATCTTATTATTACTGTTTTAGTTGTATTTCTAATGTGTATATTTAGTGCATGTGGTGTCATTAAGTTgttagaaaaagatattttttttcaaaagatctttttttattttgggtAAACCACCAAAAATCCATTTAAATAATTGTAACTAACAAAAATGCATCTGAATTTTGTCATCGACAAAaatgtttttaaataatttaaaaatgtgacaaaaatgtttagtattaaatatgtatttttaaaaactattttagagattgaattttgatgtgattttttgtaaatatgattagaaaaataagatatttttatttttaaaatttggtgattttttgttcAGTATatgttttttttgtgattttttttgtcaataaccaataatacttttaaaaaatcataaaaaatatatattcagtgaaaaattatcaattttttacataatatcttatttttctaattatgtttgaaaaaaattgtatcaaaattcagtctaaaatattttttgaaaaataaatatttaatgttTAATATTTTTGTCACGTTTTTAGGTAATTTAAAGGTACTTTTgtcaagtcaccaaaaaaaaaggcACTTTTGTCTATAGAAAATCTAAGGgcatttttgttttatttgagTATATTTTTTGTAGTTTACCCTTTTATATTTTACTGTGTTTGACAAGATTTTTTTACTCAAAAAATTCTGTATTTGACAAAACTTCCACTAGAAATATTCTTGTTATTGCTCCGACTCATATTTCCGCTCTAATAGCTCCGAATAAATTAAATACATGCATTAAGATACGAAAGCTTCTTATTTCACAACAATGAAAGCACTTTTTTACTCTTTTATATACTAGGATCTCAACATTTGTTTTTAACAAAATGACttccaaaaaatatattttgtttggcAAGATTTATTCCTCCAGTCAATCATTAAATTTTGTATGAAAGTACTAATTTATCTTTGTCTTCTCCTGTAAAAGTACTATACTAATTTACTGATTTCTCATCACCATTACCTATCATTATTGGCAGCCACTTAAATGAAGTCATGAAAAATGACTTCTGCTGAAGTCACCTTTCTGATTGAAACAAGTGTCCCACATGATTTGTTTTttaatttggtttgattttattGAACCATATTAAACCAAATCATAAATTTAAATATAtggttcaaattttaaaataccaATATATCTTTAggttaatatttttattgataaattttacttaatttttttctccttcaataataaaaataaaaaaaaaactaaaaagtaaGTTATAActagtttcaattttattttgggtCCTACAAAAATATTTGTGAGATCATATATTATAAAtagtgatttaaaatttaaaatgaaaatttattCCTCCAATACTTAGTCTTAgttcatttaaaattttatattttttaattattttatcaacATAATTATACAAATAATAAGATTTTATTAGTTTTCCATCAAACTGATATCGTATCTCTAAAATGAATTTAGAGTATAATTTGATCTGAAATTTTTGTTTGTACATATAATTTATATAAGTAAATAATAATTAGTGATTTGATCGAATAAAAAATTGAGTATCATTTAATTAAGTTTATAATCATGACAACAAGAAAAAATGTTAATTAGTTCTTAATATTAAATTGAGAGTATAATTTGATGTGATCATCTAAATTTGTATTTTACACTTTTAATTAAGTATCAattagtgattttgaatttttgatcgAACTTAAAATATTATTACATGTAAAGTTTACTCTAGCACTCAAATCTAAGTGTTATTTTGTTCAATGATATGAGATCCAATATAGACCACAATTTGATGTAAAGTTCTTCTTAAACCTCTAATTAAGTGTGAGTTAGTGATTTAGATTAAATTTAGAGCATCACTTTAATTTTGATGTG is a genomic window of Arachis ipaensis cultivar K30076 chromosome B06, Araip1.1, whole genome shotgun sequence containing:
- the LOC107646458 gene encoding uncharacterized protein LOC107646458, encoding MNSCLHNRSNSVPSAPHPLISQYAKHFQRLKASEAASTSSISSKFNGLQALYESRDKVLLLQTMQQELRSESCKKSVDELLEGCLMLLDNCATVKDVLLQSTEIIYKDFNGPFAKRDGANQHYNLRVINTCPKLKRSRTLHTDPIRVFVIFRLWLQGETKDEQLNSSLQNLELCIKNLEEGIESLFKCLIKIRVALLNILNH
- the LOC107645824 gene encoding 40S ribosomal protein S25-2, with amino-acid sequence MAPKKDKAPPPSSKPAKSGGGKQKKKKWSKGKQKEKVNNQVLFDQGTYDKLLSEAPKFKLITPSILSDRLRINGSLARRAIRELMARGSIRLVSAHASQQIYTRATNT